The Nitrososphaerota archaeon genome includes a region encoding these proteins:
- a CDS encoding ABC transporter ATP-binding protein, with amino-acid sequence MLRLDEVSRIYWNGAVQVKAVDNVSLSVKEGEFIMITGRSGSGKTTLLSLMGGLARPTSGRVFFNEVDIWTLGDDELSKLRNEKIGFLFQFSSLIPTLNVKDNLKLPTIFQHARFDTDKRSEDMLETVRLTHKIHAYPSQLSGGEQRRIALARSLMNRPDLLLADEPTGDLDEETEAEVMNTLHQLNREGMTIVMVTHNIDLIQYSTRHLKMSSGQIIST; translated from the coding sequence ATGTTGCGGCTCGACGAAGTTAGCAGAATCTACTGGAATGGAGCTGTACAGGTTAAGGCCGTTGACAATGTAAGCCTCAGTGTCAAGGAAGGTGAGTTCATCATGATAACTGGGAGATCGGGGAGCGGTAAGACGACGTTGCTGAGCTTGATGGGCGGGCTCGCGCGGCCAACTTCTGGAAGGGTGTTTTTCAACGAGGTCGATATTTGGACACTCGGGGACGATGAGCTGTCGAAGCTTCGGAATGAGAAGATTGGCTTCCTCTTTCAGTTCTCCAGCCTGATTCCAACATTGAATGTTAAAGATAACCTGAAGCTTCCTACAATATTCCAACATGCACGTTTTGACACCGATAAGCGAAGTGAAGATATGCTTGAAACGGTCAGGCTCACCCATAAGATTCACGCGTACCCCTCTCAGCTCTCCGGTGGAGAGCAGCGCCGTATCGCTCTTGCCCGCTCACTGATGAACCGTCCAGACCTGCTGCTCGCTGATGAGCCGACTGGGGATCTCGATGAGGAAACAGAGGCTGAGGTGATGAATACTCTTCACCAGCTGAACCGTGAAGGAATGACGATAGTGATGGTGACGCATAACATCGATTTAATTCAATACTCAACGCGACACCTGAAGATGTCGTCTGGACAGATAATTTCTACCTAA
- a CDS encoding FtsX-like permease family protein encodes MSSFGLLFIARRNIQRRLFRTLVLVISVGIATALLFSTSLLTQGVQEGVKLGSDRLGADILVVPQGTTSEAEGLLLMGSPTAFYMNKDVVNRVASIEGVKQVSPQIYIVSLLASCCISGNTQLVGYDPASDFSVQAWVGGGVTQPSDANDVIVGHYIITPIGAPLIFYGHEFTVAGRLEPTGMGLDRAVFIPMEGAREMILESGMKAAQKLNVEPDQISAVFVRVDRSVSTPAEVALKIQAGVPGVSVIVANQLVEGVTIHLAAITQTMLVLTVAVWALSALMVAVVFSMIVNERKREIGLLRALGATKMQIFKLVLAESVLLTSAGAAVGIAAGGSIMYVFSALIQSVLKMPYLWPSPDSMVMLVLFSIGVGLLTGLVGAFYPAWRSSRLEPLSAIRGGE; translated from the coding sequence GTGTCGTCTTTTGGGCTCTTATTCATTGCGAGGCGCAACATCCAGCGGAGACTCTTCAGAACGCTTGTGCTCGTTATCTCCGTCGGGATAGCAACAGCACTGCTCTTCTCCACAAGCCTTCTGACACAGGGTGTTCAAGAAGGTGTGAAATTAGGATCCGATAGACTGGGCGCGGATATTCTTGTTGTTCCACAGGGAACTACCTCTGAGGCTGAAGGTTTACTGCTGATGGGGAGCCCAACCGCCTTTTACATGAACAAAGACGTTGTCAACAGAGTCGCGTCGATAGAGGGGGTTAAACAGGTGTCTCCTCAGATCTACATAGTGTCTCTGCTTGCGTCCTGCTGCATCTCAGGAAACACTCAACTGGTCGGCTATGATCCGGCGAGCGACTTCTCTGTCCAAGCGTGGGTGGGAGGCGGCGTAACTCAGCCTTCAGATGCGAACGATGTTATCGTAGGCCACTACATCATAACCCCGATCGGTGCACCCCTCATCTTTTACGGTCACGAGTTCACTGTAGCTGGAAGGCTTGAGCCTACAGGTATGGGGCTCGACCGGGCTGTCTTCATCCCGATGGAAGGTGCGCGTGAGATGATCTTGGAGTCTGGTATGAAGGCTGCTCAGAAGCTGAACGTTGAGCCGGATCAGATATCAGCTGTCTTTGTTCGTGTAGATCGGTCTGTCTCTACTCCTGCTGAGGTTGCGCTGAAGATCCAAGCCGGTGTACCAGGCGTTTCGGTGATTGTGGCTAACCAGCTCGTCGAAGGCGTGACTATTCACCTCGCTGCGATCACGCAAACTATGCTTGTGCTGACAGTAGCTGTCTGGGCTCTCTCAGCCTTGATGGTTGCGGTCGTCTTCTCCATGATCGTGAACGAGAGGAAGCGGGAGATCGGGTTGTTAAGGGCGCTGGGCGCCACTAAGATGCAGATATTCAAGCTGGTTCTGGCGGAATCTGTTCTGCTAACTTCTGCAGGGGCGGCGGTGGGTATCGCTGCGGGTGGAAGCATAATGTACGTCTTCAGCGCCCTTATCCAGAGTGTTCTGAAAATGCCGTATCTCTGGCCTTCTCCAGACAGCATGGTGATGCTTGTCCTGTTCAGCATCGGTGTCGGATTGTTGACCGGCTTGGTGGGGGCATTCTACCCTGCGTGGAGGAGCAGCAGGCTGGAGCCGTTATCTGCGATTCGTGGAGGTGAGTAA
- the rbcL gene encoding type III ribulose-bisphosphate carboxylase, with protein sequence MRYVDFVDLTQTPAPEDLVCEFYVEPDGVSLKEAAGGVAAESSIGTWTELSTMKKYVENLHATVFDINGSNVKISYPIELFEEGNMPNILSSVAGNVFGLKALRNLRLNDIHFPKKLVSSFKGPRFGIDGVRRILKVPDRPLVGTIIKPKLGLNTQDHAEVAYEAWMGGCDFVKDDENLASQSFNRFEERLRKTLAKRDRAEKETGERKMYLINVTAETEEMLRRSKLVTDQGGEYVMVDILTCGLASVQTLRDHDLGLALHAHRAGHAAFTKNPKHGISMKVIAKTARIIGLDQLHVGAVVGKMSESEEEVRQNIEALKGEMYGLKQVLPIASGGLYPTLIPSLIGIFGENFVIQAGGGIHGHKAGTRSGAKAMRQAVDAVMLGETLKEYATNHEELRMALETWPS encoded by the coding sequence TTGAGATATGTGGATTTTGTGGATCTTACTCAAACGCCGGCTCCAGAAGATTTGGTTTGCGAGTTCTATGTTGAGCCAGACGGAGTTAGTTTGAAAGAAGCAGCCGGTGGAGTGGCTGCTGAAAGCTCCATTGGAACATGGACAGAGCTCAGCACTATGAAAAAATACGTAGAGAATCTCCACGCCACCGTCTTCGATATAAACGGCAGCAATGTGAAGATATCTTATCCTATCGAGCTATTTGAAGAAGGAAATATGCCTAACATCCTGAGCAGTGTTGCTGGAAACGTATTCGGTCTCAAAGCCCTAAGAAACCTGCGGTTAAATGACATTCACTTTCCTAAGAAACTCGTCAGTAGCTTCAAAGGACCTCGCTTCGGAATAGATGGAGTACGCCGAATACTCAAGGTGCCTGACCGACCACTGGTAGGAACAATCATAAAACCAAAGCTCGGATTAAACACTCAAGATCACGCGGAGGTCGCGTATGAGGCTTGGATGGGAGGATGCGACTTCGTTAAGGATGATGAGAATCTAGCCAGTCAATCCTTCAACAGATTCGAGGAGCGCCTCCGAAAAACATTAGCTAAGCGGGATCGAGCTGAAAAGGAGACGGGAGAGCGCAAGATGTACTTGATCAATGTGACAGCTGAGACAGAAGAAATGCTGAGAAGATCCAAACTGGTAACAGATCAAGGCGGTGAATACGTAATGGTAGACATACTGACCTGCGGCTTAGCCAGTGTTCAAACACTAAGGGATCACGACCTCGGCTTGGCGCTTCACGCGCACAGAGCAGGGCACGCCGCCTTCACAAAGAACCCGAAACACGGCATCTCAATGAAGGTGATTGCAAAGACAGCGAGGATCATCGGGCTTGACCAGCTACACGTGGGTGCGGTGGTGGGTAAGATGTCTGAATCCGAGGAAGAGGTGCGTCAGAACATTGAGGCGCTGAAAGGAGAAATGTACGGGTTGAAACAGGTACTACCGATAGCTTCAGGAGGGTTATACCCAACCCTGATACCATCATTGATAGGGATATTCGGAGAAAATTTTGTAATCCAAGCTGGAGGAGGTATACACGGCCACAAAGCCGGAACCCGCAGTGGTGCAAAAGCCATGAGACAAGCCGTAGACGCCGTCATGCTGGGAGAAACCCTCAAAGAATATGCGACGAACCATGAGGAATTACGAATGGCACTCGAAACATGGCCTTCTTAG
- a CDS encoding ribose 1,5-bisphosphate isomerase, producing the protein MKIRGAGRIARAGVKALLITSRYTKAEDTPAFLKELETTAELLYNTRPTAVSLPNGIRYVIKRVSEARSTTTSVNELREVAIKAASKFIEDSEKAVEKIGEIGARRVEDGDVLLTHCNSEAAISIILAAWRMGKKIQVYVTETRPRFQGRETAEIFGKEGIPTFLVVDSAARYYMNKVSKVIVGSDAVAANGAVVNKIGTSMIALAAKESRTPFYVASETYKFSPETTLGELIKIEERSSSEVVPEENLKNLSNVVVKNPAFDATPPEYIDLIITEKGIIPPQAVIYLIQQEFGWTVTEELRRPYVIEDDD; encoded by the coding sequence ATGAAGATAAGGGGTGCGGGGCGAATAGCGAGAGCAGGCGTCAAAGCACTACTTATAACTTCAAGATACACAAAAGCAGAAGATACTCCCGCGTTCCTGAAGGAACTTGAAACCACCGCCGAATTACTATACAATACTCGACCCACTGCGGTGAGCCTCCCTAACGGCATAAGATACGTCATCAAACGGGTCTCAGAAGCAAGAAGCACCACTACAAGCGTTAACGAGTTAAGAGAAGTCGCAATTAAGGCAGCTTCAAAATTCATTGAAGATTCTGAAAAGGCCGTAGAGAAGATCGGGGAGATAGGGGCCAGAAGAGTAGAAGATGGCGACGTGCTGCTAACCCACTGCAACTCAGAAGCAGCAATATCGATAATCCTAGCAGCGTGGCGAATGGGGAAAAAAATTCAGGTATATGTAACCGAAACAAGACCCAGATTTCAGGGAAGAGAAACCGCAGAAATCTTCGGAAAAGAAGGAATACCCACATTCCTAGTAGTTGACAGCGCAGCGAGATATTACATGAACAAGGTAAGCAAGGTAATTGTCGGTTCAGACGCAGTAGCAGCCAACGGAGCGGTTGTGAACAAGATAGGTACCAGCATGATAGCTTTAGCCGCAAAGGAATCCCGAACACCATTCTACGTCGCGTCTGAAACCTACAAGTTCAGCCCTGAAACGACACTAGGAGAGCTCATAAAGATCGAGGAGAGAAGCTCTTCAGAAGTAGTTCCAGAAGAGAATCTGAAAAACCTATCTAATGTAGTGGTGAAGAATCCTGCCTTCGACGCAACCCCTCCAGAGTACATAGATCTCATAATAACTGAGAAGGGCATCATCCCTCCCCAAGCAGTCATCTACCTTATCCAGCAGGAGTTCGGCTGGACAGTAACAGAGGAACTCAGACGCCCCTACGTAATAGAAGATGATGATTGA
- a CDS encoding AMP phosphorylase: MKLRAKPFELEAGGKPIIVLNEEDVEDLGVRSLGRVIVQYGGREITAIVNTTRKFLKPGEVGLYLEVWKFLAASEGVEVDVEASAFPKSTAYIRNRLNGRRLNYDEIREIITDMVKGNLSEVEITSFVLALENRAIDMDESFSLSYAMYDTGKRLELNRDIIVDKHSIGGVPGDKTTLLVVPIIAACGLTIPKSSSRAITSATGTADRAEVLMDVSLGIEEMKRVVEKTNGCIVWGGSLNLAPADDLFIKVEYPLSIDPLLLPSIMSKKKAVGANHLVIDVPTGRGTKIKTLEDANLLANDFINLGRQLGIKTQCALTYGEQPLGYTIGSALEAREALEVIIGKRTATDLADKATHIAGILLSMCGVANGRQVAMDALSSGRAEKKLREIIAEQSGNPDVTPSDIPLGEYSFDVTSNQRGLVQWIDNRQLVNIARIAGSPRDMGAGVILHKKLGDKVEQNEKLFTVYAKHATKLQRVEKVLEEETAFAVGEKMEMLLGEVVEAPIHEKAFILER; encoded by the coding sequence TTGAAGCTCAGAGCTAAGCCGTTTGAGTTGGAGGCAGGTGGGAAGCCGATAATCGTCTTGAATGAGGAGGATGTTGAAGATCTTGGAGTGCGGAGTCTAGGACGGGTTATCGTTCAATACGGGGGACGGGAGATTACCGCCATTGTGAACACTACGAGAAAGTTTCTCAAACCGGGCGAGGTGGGGCTGTACCTAGAGGTTTGGAAGTTTCTAGCCGCCTCGGAGGGTGTCGAAGTAGATGTTGAAGCATCCGCATTCCCGAAGTCTACAGCCTACATTAGGAACAGGTTGAATGGTAGGCGTTTGAATTATGATGAGATAAGAGAAATTATAACAGATATGGTGAAGGGGAATCTCAGTGAAGTTGAGATTACTTCATTCGTGTTAGCTCTGGAGAATCGTGCCATAGACATGGATGAGTCCTTCAGCCTCTCGTACGCGATGTATGATACTGGCAAAAGACTGGAGTTGAACAGGGACATTATAGTGGATAAGCATTCGATAGGCGGCGTTCCAGGCGACAAAACTACTCTATTAGTGGTTCCTATAATAGCTGCATGTGGGCTTACCATCCCTAAGAGTTCCTCCAGAGCAATAACATCCGCGACTGGAACCGCAGATCGGGCTGAAGTTCTGATGGATGTCTCTCTAGGCATAGAGGAAATGAAGAGAGTCGTGGAGAAGACTAACGGTTGCATAGTGTGGGGAGGTTCGCTGAACCTTGCGCCCGCGGACGATCTGTTCATCAAGGTTGAATATCCATTATCGATAGATCCTCTGCTTCTCCCCTCAATAATGAGTAAGAAGAAGGCGGTGGGGGCGAACCACCTCGTCATAGATGTACCAACAGGGAGAGGAACGAAGATAAAGACGCTTGAGGATGCTAACCTGCTCGCTAATGACTTCATAAATCTGGGTCGTCAGCTCGGGATTAAGACTCAGTGCGCGCTAACCTATGGTGAGCAACCTCTCGGGTACACCATCGGTTCAGCGTTGGAGGCAAGAGAGGCGCTTGAAGTCATTATTGGGAAGAGAACCGCCACCGATCTTGCAGATAAGGCTACACACATAGCTGGGATTCTGCTGAGCATGTGTGGTGTAGCAAATGGTCGGCAGGTGGCTATGGACGCCCTGAGCTCCGGCCGAGCGGAGAAGAAGCTCAGAGAGATAATCGCTGAGCAAAGCGGGAATCCGGATGTTACCCCTTCAGACATACCTCTAGGCGAATACAGTTTCGATGTAACATCAAATCAACGTGGGTTAGTTCAATGGATCGATAACAGGCAGCTGGTCAACATCGCTAGAATCGCAGGATCACCAAGAGATATGGGCGCGGGAGTAATTCTGCATAAGAAGCTTGGTGATAAGGTTGAACAGAACGAAAAACTATTCACAGTCTACGCCAAGCACGCCACGAAGCTGCAGAGGGTTGAAAAAGTGCTGGAGGAGGAGACCGCATTCGCAGTCGGAGAGAAGATGGAGATGCTGCTCGGAGAAGTAGTCGAGGCACCTATTCACGAAAAAGCATTCATTCTGGAGCGGTAA
- a CDS encoding cupin domain-containing protein: MKGYVVNIGKTTEENKNFRKVLYTAKNSQLVVMSLKPSEDIGEEVHHLDQFLRIEQGTGKAVLNGVEHKIAAEWAVLVPAGTKHNIINTSKTEEMKLYTLYSPPNHEDGTVHVTKADAEASEEHFDGKTTE; encoded by the coding sequence ATGAAAGGTTATGTCGTGAATATTGGAAAGACGACTGAAGAGAACAAGAATTTCCGGAAGGTTTTGTACACAGCTAAGAACAGTCAACTTGTTGTGATGAGTTTGAAGCCTAGCGAGGATATCGGCGAAGAAGTTCATCACCTAGACCAGTTCTTAAGGATCGAGCAGGGAACAGGCAAAGCTGTGCTGAACGGAGTCGAGCATAAGATCGCGGCTGAGTGGGCAGTACTGGTACCTGCTGGAACGAAGCACAACATCATCAATACCTCCAAGACTGAGGAGATGAAGCTCTACACACTCTATTCGCCACCGAACCATGAGGACGGCACAGTGCATGTTACCAAGGCCGATGCTGAGGCCAGTGAAGAGCACTTCGACGGTAAAACCACTGAATAG
- the pyk gene encoding pyruvate kinase encodes MNRRVRAKTVCTIGPACRDRSVLRRLIQSGLNVARLNFSHGTLQEHTEVVQEIRRLTETLKMPVAVLQDLPGPKIRVGIFRGGSKFLKKGEEVALTVGEEEEEAEEIPVDFPQLPQAVAEGDSIYLADGTIRLKVLRKERRRVLCRVVVGGTLLSKKGLNIPNLRIKLTSLSPKDQEALLQGLKLDVDFVGLSFVEEAEELLQAKSLIKKHGGRAAVIAKIERKRALNRLNAIVDTADGVMVARGDLGVEIGVAKVPAAQKRIIRASNAAGKPVITATQLLETMVQNPYPTRAEVADITTAILDGTDALMLSEETAVGRYPVEALQVLLNVAQEAEKMPVSEASMFDNASTRDIKEAMGWITSWAASHLKADAIVAPTRSGFTALQVAKRRPAIPIVALTPDIKILKQLLLACGVYPYLVDEIQSIDGIFREAENLVLKERWVQEGDRIVIVAGDPGEPPGITNLLEVRVLKPSEAT; translated from the coding sequence ATGAATAGAAGGGTTAGGGCTAAGACCGTTTGCACTATTGGACCGGCTTGTCGCGACAGGTCTGTTCTTCGTAGACTTATTCAGTCAGGTTTGAATGTTGCTAGGCTGAATTTCTCCCACGGAACTTTGCAGGAGCACACGGAGGTTGTGCAGGAGATCAGGCGTCTAACTGAGACTCTTAAGATGCCTGTGGCTGTTCTACAGGATCTTCCGGGGCCGAAGATCCGGGTTGGAATATTTAGAGGAGGCTCTAAATTTCTCAAGAAGGGCGAAGAGGTTGCTCTGACCGTAGGTGAGGAGGAGGAGGAAGCGGAGGAGATACCGGTTGATTTTCCTCAGCTTCCGCAGGCTGTTGCTGAAGGTGACTCAATCTATCTTGCAGACGGGACAATCAGGCTGAAGGTGCTTAGGAAGGAGCGGAGGAGAGTTCTGTGCAGAGTTGTTGTAGGCGGGACCCTGCTTTCCAAGAAGGGCTTGAATATTCCTAACCTCCGAATTAAGCTCACCTCGTTATCACCTAAGGATCAGGAGGCGCTTCTCCAAGGCTTAAAGCTGGACGTAGATTTCGTGGGATTATCGTTTGTCGAGGAGGCGGAGGAGCTGCTGCAGGCGAAAAGCCTCATCAAAAAGCATGGTGGCAGAGCTGCTGTCATAGCTAAGATTGAGCGGAAGCGGGCTCTCAACCGGTTAAACGCGATTGTTGACACAGCCGACGGTGTTATGGTCGCCAGAGGCGATCTAGGGGTTGAGATAGGTGTTGCGAAGGTGCCGGCGGCGCAGAAGCGCATAATCAGAGCCTCAAACGCGGCGGGTAAACCTGTCATAACAGCTACTCAGCTGCTTGAGACAATGGTTCAGAACCCGTATCCTACCAGAGCAGAGGTGGCTGACATAACGACTGCTATTCTCGACGGCACAGACGCGTTGATGCTGTCGGAAGAGACCGCTGTAGGACGTTACCCGGTTGAAGCGCTGCAGGTCCTGCTTAACGTGGCTCAGGAAGCTGAGAAGATGCCTGTATCTGAAGCATCAATGTTCGACAACGCATCTACGAGAGACATTAAGGAGGCTATGGGGTGGATAACCAGCTGGGCTGCGTCGCACCTTAAAGCTGACGCGATAGTGGCGCCTACAAGATCAGGTTTCACGGCTCTGCAGGTCGCGAAGAGGAGACCAGCAATACCTATCGTCGCGCTTACGCCGGACATCAAGATCCTTAAGCAGCTCCTTCTAGCCTGTGGAGTCTACCCGTACCTTGTAGATGAGATTCAAAGTATTGACGGAATTTTCCGGGAGGCTGAGAATCTTGTTTTGAAGGAGAGATGGGTTCAGGAAGGTGACAGAATCGTGATTGTAGCAGGGGATCCTGGGGAGCCGCCGGGTATAACAAACCTTCTTGAGGTACGGGTTCTAAAACCTTCAGAAGCCACCTGA
- a CDS encoding methyltransferase domain-containing protein, with protein sequence MSLAPFVPSPPEVVRKMLEVAGVSYGETVYDLGCGNGGIVIMAARDFGARCVGIEMRKDLADKATEEAKSQRIDQRVKILNANCLDIDISDADVVTLYLTSSGNLKLKDKLEKELKTKARIVSHDFEMSGWTPYKIYREPPGHTIYLYIKGS encoded by the coding sequence ATGAGTTTAGCTCCTTTTGTTCCGTCGCCGCCTGAAGTTGTTCGGAAAATGCTTGAAGTCGCAGGGGTCTCATACGGAGAAACTGTGTACGATCTCGGATGTGGCAATGGTGGAATAGTGATTATGGCAGCTCGAGATTTCGGGGCCAGGTGTGTTGGGATTGAGATGAGAAAGGATCTTGCCGATAAAGCTACTGAGGAGGCAAAGAGTCAGAGAATCGATCAGAGAGTGAAGATATTGAACGCTAACTGCCTTGACATTGACATCTCAGACGCGGATGTTGTAACGCTATACTTGACTAGCTCTGGAAACCTAAAGTTGAAAGATAAGCTCGAAAAGGAGCTGAAGACCAAGGCGCGCATCGTATCGCATGACTTTGAGATGAGCGGCTGGACTCCCTATAAGATTTACAGAGAGCCTCCTGGACACACGATTTACCTATACATCAAAGGATCTTAG
- a CDS encoding stage II sporulation protein M, which produces MEENPPPTTPTPLPSGPSGIRGFLARFDWRIWKRVFITFLLLTLVIIAVGSTMTLSGQQINEIQQNLERMLPKSPDALFIFRNNFSIASLMLVPGLGVAAGLFILFDTGLAITTLATPTNIPGILIFLGLLILPFSWLEFFAYSSAMTQSVLLTLALVRRRGVKKELIRTGIVWAGMFVVLLAAALIEALFIRPA; this is translated from the coding sequence ATGGAAGAGAATCCTCCACCTACTACCCCTACTCCTCTACCCAGCGGCCCAAGCGGTATCCGAGGCTTCTTAGCAAGATTCGACTGGCGGATCTGGAAGCGGGTCTTCATCACCTTTCTGCTACTTACACTCGTAATAATCGCTGTCGGATCCACAATGACTCTTAGCGGCCAGCAGATTAACGAGATTCAGCAGAATCTTGAGCGTATGCTGCCTAAAAGCCCAGATGCTCTATTCATTTTCCGCAACAATTTCAGCATTGCGTCTCTGATGCTCGTGCCGGGACTAGGTGTAGCCGCGGGGCTCTTCATCCTCTTCGACACCGGACTCGCCATCACTACGCTGGCTACTCCGACTAACATTCCCGGTATCCTGATTTTTCTGGGGTTGCTTATTCTTCCGTTCAGCTGGCTGGAGTTTTTCGCATACTCGTCAGCTATGACTCAGAGTGTTCTCCTAACACTTGCACTTGTGCGCCGACGGGGTGTGAAGAAGGAGCTGATACGGACAGGCATCGTCTGGGCAGGAATGTTCGTGGTGCTTCTAGCAGCGGCCTTAATCGAAGCGTTGTTTATTCGCCCCGCATGA
- a CDS encoding inorganic phosphate transporter, with protein sequence MFDLLILVTIIVTFFFSFFNGFSDAANAISTIIATRVLSPIKAVALSAVGNFIGMFFGVAVATTIGKGIVQSNIVTAELVLAAIVGGMIWDVLTYYLALPVSESHVLIGGLVGAGVAAGGWSAVQIQGVVDKVLVPMVASPTIALIVGFLLTALIIRFSYHYTPTHVNRYFRRLQIVSSLFFSVTHGTNDAQKAMGIITVLLVSYGYLASFDVPLWVIIGAHAAISLGTFFGGWRIVKTMGFRITDLQPYQGFAAETGGALILAGTATMGFPVSTTHAISGSIMGVGATRRLSAVRWGIARRISVAWVLTMPASAFFAYLVYQAIGFIIV encoded by the coding sequence ATGTTTGATCTACTCATCTTGGTTACGATTATTGTTACATTCTTCTTCTCCTTTTTCAATGGTTTTAGTGATGCGGCTAATGCTATCTCTACTATTATCGCTACACGGGTTCTTAGCCCCATCAAAGCTGTTGCACTATCTGCGGTAGGTAATTTCATCGGAATGTTCTTCGGGGTAGCTGTAGCTACAACAATAGGTAAAGGCATTGTTCAAAGCAATATTGTCACAGCCGAGCTGGTCCTCGCAGCTATTGTAGGTGGCATGATATGGGATGTTCTCACATATTACTTGGCTCTTCCTGTGTCGGAGTCTCATGTGCTCATAGGAGGCCTTGTGGGTGCCGGTGTTGCTGCTGGCGGTTGGAGTGCGGTACAAATTCAGGGTGTTGTGGATAAGGTCTTGGTCCCAATGGTCGCCTCACCAACAATAGCGCTAATTGTAGGTTTTCTTTTAACAGCCCTAATTATTCGGTTCTCCTACCACTATACACCTACGCATGTTAACAGGTATTTTCGGCGGCTCCAAATAGTCTCTTCACTCTTCTTCTCAGTTACTCATGGCACGAATGATGCGCAAAAAGCTATGGGTATTATAACAGTCCTGCTTGTTAGCTATGGATACTTAGCTAGCTTTGACGTTCCCCTCTGGGTCATTATAGGTGCCCATGCAGCCATATCGCTGGGAACATTTTTCGGCGGCTGGCGTATCGTGAAGACGATGGGATTTAGAATAACAGATTTGCAGCCTTACCAAGGCTTCGCTGCTGAAACTGGAGGAGCACTTATCTTGGCAGGAACTGCGACAATGGGCTTTCCCGTCAGCACTACTCACGCAATATCGGGCTCCATAATGGGTGTAGGCGCAACGAGAAGATTGTCAGCTGTGAGATGGGGAATAGCTAGAAGAATATCGGTAGCTTGGGTTCTAACGATGCCAGCTTCCGCATTCTTCGCTTACCTCGTTTACCAGGCAATCGGATTCATTATCGTATAA
- a CDS encoding cation transporter has product MSELWNIAEMGVGLWSGLQAGSIALIAFGLDSVIEVIAGGVAIWRIRKEWSQDKEKEAAEKKALRLLGLAFFLLSAYIAIQASANLLKLAEEPRPSLVGAVLVIATTISMAIIYRAKTSLAKKIGSRALRAEAVGNFVTDLQDLAVLGGVGLNFLFGWWWADPIAALLLIPFLLKEGLESFRDDEED; this is encoded by the coding sequence GTGAGCGAGCTTTGGAACATAGCAGAGATGGGAGTGGGATTATGGTCAGGGCTTCAAGCTGGAAGCATCGCCCTCATAGCCTTCGGCCTCGATAGCGTAATCGAGGTCATAGCTGGAGGGGTAGCGATTTGGCGTATACGTAAGGAGTGGAGCCAAGACAAGGAAAAGGAAGCAGCAGAAAAAAAGGCATTACGATTGTTGGGATTAGCTTTCTTCCTGCTTTCAGCGTATATTGCTATTCAGGCAAGCGCTAACTTGCTGAAATTGGCCGAAGAGCCTCGTCCGAGCTTGGTTGGCGCAGTCTTGGTGATAGCGACTACAATATCGATGGCAATAATTTATCGGGCTAAGACCAGTTTAGCAAAGAAGATTGGTTCACGTGCGCTCAGGGCGGAAGCCGTTGGAAACTTCGTAACAGACCTTCAAGACCTAGCAGTACTTGGCGGAGTTGGTCTCAATTTCTTGTTTGGCTGGTGGTGGGCTGACCCGATAGCTGCACTATTGTTAATTCCATTTTTATTGAAAGAGGGCTTGGAGTCATTTAGAGATGATGAAGAAGACTGA
- the endA gene encoding tRNA-intron lyase, translating to MSEEIVVVSGKLDGNGVYVEDADAKSQLEERGFGDKSDKRLYLKDYEALFLMYAGKMNVLKGKSQIQLDDLVEFALNRDPDAWTKFLIYRDLRSRGYVAKEGFGFGVDFRVYGRGEFGDKAAKYVVFGLDQGREIQVQKMWDFVDQISRMRKEAIVAVIESRGEVIYYRLARARLENLKADLNSA from the coding sequence TTGTCTGAAGAGATAGTGGTTGTCTCCGGGAAGCTAGACGGCAATGGAGTATACGTGGAGGATGCTGACGCTAAGTCTCAGCTTGAGGAGCGGGGCTTCGGAGATAAGTCGGATAAGCGGCTTTACCTGAAAGATTACGAGGCGCTTTTCCTAATGTATGCTGGTAAGATGAATGTGCTGAAGGGAAAGTCGCAGATTCAACTTGATGATTTAGTTGAGTTTGCGTTAAACAGAGATCCTGACGCGTGGACTAAGTTTCTGATTTACAGAGACCTCAGGAGCCGAGGATATGTAGCCAAGGAGGGCTTCGGCTTCGGCGTTGACTTTAGGGTCTATGGGCGCGGTGAGTTCGGAGATAAGGCTGCGAAGTACGTTGTGTTCGGGCTGGATCAAGGAAGAGAGATACAGGTTCAGAAAATGTGGGACTTCGTCGACCAGATATCTCGAATGAGAAAAGAAGCAATCGTAGCTGTTATTGAGAGCCGCGGCGAAGTAATCTACTACAGACTGGCCCGAGCTAGGCTTGAAAACCTTAAAGCCGATCTAAACTCCGCATAG